One genomic window of Leptotrichia shahii includes the following:
- a CDS encoding HU family DNA-binding protein produces MSKKEFVDAYAKATGETKKRAEELVNQFLDTVEKTLLNGNSVQFVGWGTFEVKERAARTGINPQTKEEIQIPAKKVVKFKVGKKLADNVVEGK; encoded by the coding sequence ATGTCAAAAAAAGAATTTGTAGATGCTTATGCAAAAGCTACAGGAGAAACTAAAAAAAGAGCAGAAGAATTGGTAAATCAATTTTTAGATACTGTGGAAAAAACGTTATTAAATGGAAATTCAGTTCAATTTGTTGGTTGGGGAACATTTGAAGTAAAAGAAAGAGCGGCAAGAACTGGAATTAATCCACAAACTAAAGAAGAAATTCAAATACCTGCAAAAAAGGTTGTTAAATTTAAAGTTGGTAAAAAATTAGCTGATAATGTAGTTGAAGGAAAATAA
- a CDS encoding glycosyltransferase N-terminal domain-containing protein, with the protein MILYNLLRNLLYFVIIILAIFNGKLLKFFKSRLFQKMDNNSFLNSNEEAILIHFSSVGEFNLTKELISEILEGKKTGKKEKVILSVMTNTGYEAVSKEYSENRNVKIFYFPLDDFFVIRKIYKKYKIKKTLIIETEIWPNLYYFAAKMENYLLSMEDLQKKN; encoded by the coding sequence ATGATTTTATATAATTTATTAAGAAATTTACTGTATTTTGTAATAATAATTTTAGCAATATTTAACGGTAAACTGCTAAAATTTTTTAAATCTAGATTATTTCAAAAAATGGACAATAATAGTTTTCTAAATAGTAATGAAGAGGCAATTCTTATTCATTTTTCATCAGTTGGAGAATTTAATTTAACAAAAGAGCTTATTTCAGAAATATTAGAGGGAAAAAAGACTGGAAAAAAAGAAAAAGTTATTCTTTCTGTTATGACAAATACTGGATATGAGGCAGTTAGTAAAGAATATTCTGAAAATAGAAATGTAAAAATATTTTATTTTCCACTTGATGATTTTTTTGTGATTCGTAAAATTTACAAAAAATATAAAATAAAAAAAACATTGATTATAGAAACTGAAATTTGGCCAAATTTATATTATTTTGCTGCTAAAATGGAGAATTATTTATTGTCAATGGAAGACTTACAGAAAAAAAATTAA
- a CDS encoding 3-deoxy-D-manno-octulosonic acid transferase has translation MVNGRLTEKKLKSYLKFGWIIKRTINRAKKIMVQSVSDKERYEKLGAEKNKVKVYKNLKYSIKYNKISEDQKKEYYNTTIDKNKKIIVCGSTRPDEEKIWLDVLKKVDTDNEYQLIIVPRHLKRIYEIEKIILEKFLRNDYSLFTKIEENKKNNETTRYKKIIIVDKMGILTDFYQLADFVFVGGTLVDIGGHSILEPLYYGKKPIIGKYFQNIEEIVKDAKQLGFVEIVENEDEIVEYLKKFENVDTREFFEKNNEINKILDEILY, from the coding sequence ATTGTCAATGGAAGACTTACAGAAAAAAAATTAAAATCATATCTAAAATTTGGCTGGATTATTAAAAGAACTATAAATCGTGCAAAAAAAATAATGGTGCAAAGTGTTTCTGATAAGGAAAGATATGAAAAATTAGGAGCTGAAAAGAATAAAGTTAAAGTTTATAAAAACTTGAAATATTCAATTAAATATAATAAAATTTCAGAAGATCAAAAAAAAGAGTATTACAATACAACCATAGATAAAAATAAAAAAATAATTGTATGTGGAAGTACACGTCCAGATGAGGAAAAAATTTGGCTGGATGTTTTAAAAAAAGTAGATACAGATAATGAATATCAGTTGATTATTGTGCCACGACATTTAAAGCGAATTTATGAGATTGAAAAAATAATTTTGGAAAAATTTTTGAGAAATGATTATTCTTTATTTACAAAAATTGAAGAAAATAAAAAAAATAATGAAACAACAAGATATAAAAAAATAATTATAGTTGATAAAATGGGAATTTTGACTGATTTTTATCAATTGGCGGATTTTGTATTTGTTGGCGGGACGCTTGTAGATATTGGCGGACATTCGATTTTAGAGCCGCTTTATTATGGGAAAAAGCCGATTATTGGGAAGTATTTTCAAAATATTGAGGAAATTGTGAAGGATGCTAAACAGCTTGGTTTTGTTGAAATTGTGGAAAATGAAGATGAGATTGTTGAATATTTGAAAAAATTTGAAAATGTTGATACGAGGGAATTTTTTGAGAAAAATAACGAAATAAATAAGATACTGGATGAAATTTTATATTAA
- the trmB gene encoding tRNA (guanosine(46)-N7)-methyltransferase TrmB has translation MEDKNKDKIKIIGKNGQKIEISKAEQERRAKIKKVNDEFKVANAEKSRIINEKEIWKYFFEKPKKNYNKYMYEMLEFPRHLMYNNESVDEYCGKWNKFFKNKNEIYLEIGCGSGNFTVQNAQKFKDRNYIALELRFKRLVLGAKKSKKRNLDNILFVRKRAETVLDFLGKDEITGVYINFPDPWEGEEKKRVISKSLFSKLDIILKTNGKLFFKTDHDQYYEDVLELVNKLDNYEIIYHTNDLHNSEKASENIKTEFEQMFLSKHNMNIKYIEIEKIK, from the coding sequence ATGGAAGATAAGAATAAAGATAAGATTAAGATTATTGGGAAAAATGGTCAAAAAATTGAAATTAGTAAAGCTGAGCAGGAAAGAAGAGCTAAAATAAAAAAAGTTAATGATGAATTTAAAGTGGCGAATGCAGAAAAAAGCAGGATTATAAATGAAAAGGAAATTTGGAAATATTTCTTTGAAAAGCCTAAAAAAAATTATAATAAATATATGTATGAAATGCTTGAATTTCCTAGGCATTTGATGTATAATAATGAGAGCGTTGATGAATATTGTGGAAAATGGAATAAATTTTTTAAAAATAAAAATGAGATTTACTTGGAAATAGGTTGTGGAAGTGGAAATTTCACAGTTCAAAATGCGCAAAAATTTAAAGATAGAAATTATATCGCATTGGAATTACGATTCAAAAGACTTGTCTTGGGAGCAAAAAAATCTAAGAAAAGAAATTTAGATAATATTTTGTTTGTGAGAAAAAGAGCTGAAACAGTATTGGATTTTTTGGGAAAAGATGAAATTACAGGAGTGTATATTAATTTTCCTGATCCTTGGGAGGGCGAGGAGAAAAAAAGAGTTATAAGTAAAAGTCTATTTTCTAAATTGGATATTATTTTAAAAACAAATGGGAAACTATTTTTTAAAACTGACCATGATCAATATTATGAAGATGTTTTGGAATTAGTGAATAAACTTGATAATTATGAAATTATTTATCATACAAATGATTTGCATAATTCAGAAAAGGCAAGTGAAAATATTAAAACTGAATTTGAACAAATGTTTTTAAGTAAGCATAATATGAATATTAAGTATATCGAAATTGAAAAAATAAAATAA